A region of Salvelinus alpinus chromosome 6, SLU_Salpinus.1, whole genome shotgun sequence DNA encodes the following proteins:
- the LOC139578478 gene encoding lactosylceramide 1,3-N-acetyl-beta-D-glucosaminyltransferase A-like, whose amino-acid sequence MFLNFRRIRKCQCVQLVTTCFVLSVLMVCWEQLDHHVVSHMKSYSYRYLVNSYDFINKSFGISQKEAKSQSNFPYLINHHDKCDSNEVLLLLFVKSSPENLERRQAIRATWGNEAYTQRELGAIVRVVFALGVHPNPQQRGHVQRGLLGEDQVYGDLVQQDFVDTFHNLTIKLLLQFRWSHNYCSQARFLMSADDDIFVHMPNLVHYLQGLIRQGARDLWVGHVHRGAPPNRRKDSKYHVPYEMYQWPSYPDYTAGAGYVVSGDVASKIYQATLSLNASLYIDDVFMGICANAMGMSPQEHVYFSGEGKAPYHPCIYDKMITSHGHVADVRYLWKAATDPQIHHISSGLLGKMYCTAVKVMLLCKPYYLNTYPCKAAFS is encoded by the coding sequence ATGTTTTTGAATTTCAGAAGGATCAGAAAATGTCAATGTGTGCAGCTGGTGACGACGTGCTTTGTCCTGTCCGTGTTGATGGTGTGCTGGGAGCAGCTGGACCACCATGTGGTGAGCCATATGAAGTCCTACTCCTACCGCTACCTGGTCAACAGCTACGACTTCATCAACAAGAGCTTTGGCATCAGCCAGAAGGAGGCTAAGAGCCAGAGCAACTTCCCATACCTCATCAACCACCATGACAAGTGTGACAGCAATGAAGTGCTGTTGCTGCTGTTCGTCAAATCTTCCCCAGAGAACCTGGAGAGGAGGCAGGCCATCCGGGCCACCTGGGGGAATGAGGCCTACACCCAGAGGGAGTTGGGGGCCATCGTGAGGGTGGTGTTTGCCCTGGGGGTCCACCCCAACCCCCAGCAGAGGGGCCATGTACAGAGGGGGCTGCTGGGGGAGGACCAGGTCTATGGGGACCTGGTCCAGCAGGACTTTGTTGACACCTTTCACAACCTCACCATCAAACTGCTGCTGCAGTTCCGCTGGAGCCACAACTACTGCAGCCAAGCACGTTTCCTCATGTCAGCCGACGACGACATCTTTGTCCACATGCCCAACCTGGTGCACTACCTGCAGGGCTTAATCCGTCAGGGGGCCCGGGACCTCTGGGTGGGCCACGTGCACAGGGGAGCCCCACCTAACCGCCGGAAGGACAGCAAGTACCACGTGCCTTATGAGATGTACCAGTGGCCATCTTACCCAGACTACACGGCGGGGGCAGGGTACGTTGTCTCAGGGGACGTGGCTTCCAAAATCTACCAGGCCACTCTGTCCCTCAATGCCTCGCTGTACATTGATGATGTGTTCATGGGCATCTGTGCCAACGCCATGGGGATGTCTCCCCAGGAACATGTTTACTTTTCAGGGGAAGGGAAGGCCCCCTATCACCCCTGCATCTACGATAAGATGATCACCTCTCACGGACACGTGGCAGATGTCCGGTACCTTTGGAAGGCAGCGACGGACCCCCAGATCCATCACATTTCCTCTGGTCTGTTGGGAAAGATGTACTGCACAGCAGTGAAAGTAATGCTCCTCTGTAAACCTTACTATTTAAATACCTACCCATGCAAAGCAGCATTTTCATAG